The Gemmatimonas sp. region GCGCCAGCACGTCCTTCGCTTCGCTGATTGGCTCGACCACCGAGTCCAGCATCTCGTTCGTGCCCGAGATCAGCTGCTGATACGCGCCACGGAACTGCTCCGGATTGCCGCGCTTGGCGAGATCGCCGTGCTTGGCCGCGTCGATCACGCTGTTGATCTCGCCGACGATGCCCTGCAGCGTCTCGGCGGCGCCATTGATGCTCTTCGAGAGCACGTCGTGCTCCGAGCGCACGTCGACCTTCGATGTCAGATCGCCGGCGGCCAAGCGATCCGCCGCCCGTGCCACGCCGCCGATGTAGTCCAGCATCTCGCGGAACGCGCCGGCGAGCGCGCCGATTTCGTCATTCGACGTGATGTCGATCTGCTGTTCCACCTTGCCGCGTGCAATCTCGTTGGCTGCCGTCGACAGCTTCTGCATCGCGCCGATGATGCTGCGTAGCGTGCCGACCGCCAGCAGTGCCAGCGCGACGAGCGCGATGATCAGCACCACGCTCGTCACCAGGCGTGTGGTCGATTGCAACGTGCGGGCCGTCCCGAACGCGGCGGCGATCGCCGCTTGCCGTTCGGTGGTCTGCTGCTGCAGGGACTTCGCGAGCGCGGCGTACTTGGTCTTCACGCCCTGCATGCCGCCCATCATGTCTTCCATTGAGCCGGAGATCATCCCCATACTCGTCGAGCGCGCTTGCGCCGCGTAGCTTTTGAACTCGGTGCTCAGGGCGAGGACGGAGTCCGAATTGACGCTCTTGTTGCGAGCGAGCGAGTCGGCCAGCATCGCGAACGTCTTGGCGATGCTATCGGCGCTGGCCACGGCGCCGGTGTCACTGGCACCAACGGCGTCGCGCAGCGCACGCTGATACACCTCGAGCTGCGACTGCATCTTCTGGCTGGTCTCGAACGCTGGAGATTCCTGCAGCTCGAGGCGCTCGAGTTGCGCCTGTGATCGGCTGCCAAGCACGAACGTGGTGCCCAGCGTCGTGAGAAAACCGACGGCGGCAACGACGGGGAGGGCGAGGATCTTGGCCCGGAGTGACAGAGTTCGAAACATTTGAGGAATTGCGAGGAGCTACACGGTGGGCTGCCGGCTCGGACTTCGTCGCCCGGGCACGTCTCGTGTAGAGGTATCGGAGTTTCCCCCACGGCACTTGAACACTCGATTCGAATCGTCACACTCCCGGCACAACTGTCACGCCATTCGCGCAAACGGGGCCGAGCGGTAGGCGACTCGTCCCCATCGCCGGTGTGACACGCACTGGCACCGGCCGAACGCACTGCGGGGCGACGAATGCTCCCGTCGCCCCGCGGTGTCCGAACCACTGCCGTCGCTCAGAGTCCGTCGAGCAGTGAGTCGTTGTTCGTGGTGGCGGCGATACGCTTGATAAGCCACTCCATCCCCGCCTGCGGCGGGAGCTGATGCAGACCGCGACGCAGCAGGTGCACCTTCTCGAGCTGATCGGGGCGATAGAGCTTCTCTTCACGGCGGGTGCCGCTGGTGCCGATATCGAACGCCGGGAAAATGCGACGGTCGGCGAGCGAGCGATCGAGCTTGATCTCGCAGTTGCCGGTACCCTTGAACTCCTCGAAGATCACGTCGTCCATGCGCGAGCCGGTTTCGACCAGCGCCGTGGAGATGATCGTGAGCGAGCCACCGCCGTGCTGTGGCGCGATCATACGGGCCGATCCGAAGAATGCCTTCGGCTTCTGCATCGCGTTGCTGTCGAGTCCACCGGACATCGTGCGGCCGGTGCCACGCTCCACCGTGTTGTAGGCGCGAGCGAGACGGGTGATCGAGTCGAGCACGATCACGACATCCTTGCCCTGTTCCACCATGCGGCGCGCGCGCTCGAGCGTCATCTCGGCCACTTCCACGTGCCGCTTGGGCGGCATGTCGAAGCTGGATGCCACGACTTCGCCGTAGCCCCAGGTGATCATCTCACTCACTTCTTCCGGACGCTCGTCGACGAGGAGCACGAGCAGCGCCGACTCGGGATGGTTGATCGCCACGCCTTCCACGATCGCCTGCAGCAGCGTGGTCTTACCGGCACGGGCCGGTGCCACGATGAGCGCGCGCTGTCCGTAGCCGATCGGTGCAATCAAGTCGATCGCGCGACGCGTGAGTTCGGGGCCGGTCTTGGCCGGGCGACCCGTTTCCAGCGTTAGCTTCCGGTCGGGATAGCTGGCCGTGAGCGTGTTGAAATCGGAGCGCTTCTCGAGCACGACGGGCGAGCCGTCGTTGAGCTGCTGTACTTCGATGATGGCCTGACGACCGCGTGGATCGCGACCGAACGTGGCATCGAGCTTGTCGCCACGACGAAGCTGATGCAGGCGCACCAACGCCGGCGGAACGAATGGATCGGTGGGGTCGGGCAGGTAGCTGTTGATCGCGCGACGCAGAAAGCCGCCATCGCGCGAGGCATCGAACCAGCCGGACATCGTGCCTTCCACCACCGTGGGCGTGGACGGCACCGACGGCGCACGTTCCACGCCGCCGTCAACGCCCTGCGGCGGACGACCTTCACCGGCGGCCCCTCCGCGACGGAAGCGGTTACGGCCGCGTCGTCCATTGCGACGGAAGGCGGCATCTCCGCCACGATCCGGGCTGTTGCGGTCGCCACCGCGATCAGGTCCGCGATCAGGTCCACGATCAGATCCGCGATCAGGTCGGTCTGGCGGGGCGGCCTGACCACCAGCCGGAGCGCCGCCGACGACGTCGGGGCGTTCGCCGCGCGGTCCGCGATCGCCGCGCTCATGGCGATGACGGCCACGGTCACGCTGACGGCCTCCGCGGTCGGGGCGATCCGGTCGTTCGGGGCGGTCGCCGAATGGGCGGTCGGGGCGCGACTCGGGGCGTTCGGCGCTGCTGGCGCTACTGGCGCCGCTGGCGCTACTGGCGGGCGGGTTGGCGGGGCGATCGAAGGCGCGATCATATCGATCGGCGCTGTCCAGACGAGGCCGCTCGGCCGCTGGATCGAAAAAGGAGGGCGGAGCCAGGGACTCCGGTCGAGGCGCGGATCGCGGCTCCGGGCGGAGCTCTACGCGGGGTTCGCTGCGGGGTTCGCGCGGCTCCGGGCGCGATTCGGCGCGAGGGGCGGGCGGAGTCGGCGGAGCGTCCCGCTCGACGCTGGCCGGCGCGTCGCCGGCGGCTTCGGCCGCGGGGCGACGCGGTGGCCGACCACGGCGCGGTCGAGGCGCTTCCTCGGGCGCGCCGGCCGTCGGCGGCGGTGGCGCGGCATCCCTCGGCGCGGGCGCCGACGGTGCATCGAGATACGGATTGTCGTCCCCACCG contains the following coding sequences:
- the rho gene encoding transcription termination factor Rho, with product MTERKRPIRRSRTSAAPSPDSGGDDNPYLDAPSAPAPRDAAPPPPTAGAPEEAPRPRRGRPPRRPAAEAAGDAPASVERDAPPTPPAPRAESRPEPREPRSEPRVELRPEPRSAPRPESLAPPSFFDPAAERPRLDSADRYDRAFDRPANPPASSASGASSASSAERPESRPDRPFGDRPERPDRPDRGGRQRDRGRHRHERGDRGPRGERPDVVGGAPAGGQAAPPDRPDRGSDRGPDRGPDRGGDRNSPDRGGDAAFRRNGRRGRNRFRRGGAAGEGRPPQGVDGGVERAPSVPSTPTVVEGTMSGWFDASRDGGFLRRAINSYLPDPTDPFVPPALVRLHQLRRGDKLDATFGRDPRGRQAIIEVQQLNDGSPVVLEKRSDFNTLTASYPDRKLTLETGRPAKTGPELTRRAIDLIAPIGYGQRALIVAPARAGKTTLLQAIVEGVAINHPESALLVLLVDERPEEVSEMITWGYGEVVASSFDMPPKRHVEVAEMTLERARRMVEQGKDVVIVLDSITRLARAYNTVERGTGRTMSGGLDSNAMQKPKAFFGSARMIAPQHGGGSLTIISTALVETGSRMDDVIFEEFKGTGNCEIKLDRSLADRRIFPAFDIGTSGTRREEKLYRPDQLEKVHLLRRGLHQLPPQAGMEWLIKRIAATTNNDSLLDGL